The Janthinobacterium lividum genome has a window encoding:
- a CDS encoding DUF883 domain-containing protein — MSSTYTGKSSSDNILADADKARDKLVGDLKTVINEAEGWLDGAKDQTGENVKAVKDKFIATLETAKKDLIKLEEDLLERTKKAAKATDEYVQDNPWKAVGAGAVIGVLFGLLLSSSRR; from the coding sequence ATGAGCTCGACATATACCGGAAAATCCAGCAGCGACAACATCCTCGCCGACGCCGACAAGGCCCGCGACAAACTGGTCGGCGACTTGAAAACCGTCATCAATGAAGCGGAAGGCTGGCTCGATGGCGCCAAGGATCAGACGGGCGAGAATGTCAAAGCCGTCAAGGACAAGTTCATCGCCACCCTGGAAACGGCCAAGAAAGACTTGATCAAGCTGGAAGAAGACTTGCTCGAACGGACCAAGAAGGCGGCCAAGGCCACCGACGAATACGTGCAGGACAATCCATGGAAAGCCGTGGGCGCGGGCGCCGTCATTGGCGTGCTGTTCGGCCTGCTGCTTTCCTCGTCACGCCGCTAG